In a genomic window of Weissella tructae:
- a CDS encoding MucBP domain-containing protein — protein sequence MKKVWKKGLVWVSLLALGTSQFLSFSQLIVHGAGQPISVNHQSVLPNGVKTDIRGTISSINDLSNGNVKVKLITQSEADPKELDDILLDGALQFGGNSQLIVEKGNASQNNATSVSFDPQDKGALPQVLFTNVGTTKSGQNVDLGWEVTKYRKPKDESRLTLRVGDQGALHASMRQLGGIESRLTFYHAGTKKPINLMMFPAINDIDYSQAFKLSNATLLGAGSNITAGPNGLMLSDPTPVNGLADFPLGGLLYQYYGSELLTMYNSLHADDVEPASNGYDIFGAFGTIKSIEVAKPDFGEVKIPKASWKYTDKALKANDDVAIELVQPINALDKDINHRYENWETKFTLPEKLNDAKIELVDNNGNVVPTTQKKLSDGRYQVVVTPETMKTLGFKGETYRFKITGKVDGKITDQTTWQFVADTNIDKIKDTIATKTKPIENKATVTVRYLRKDTTEEIAKTQTAKFGYGKPWEIKLGKDVTGYILDAENAAKLSGQIVDFHEKNIDLVYIPREQNLTVNFMLEDGTPLGKTDVPAFYNELYGSSANDIDDIYSLVVEKLPENAAGLLKSENENVNYTYRKTRGYWVELNYGAQAITRMDYRGNIRSNGIDYNDGELITLVNDKDNALIVQHDVERQGGISQQSLTPGQSVDVKLTTGDKVTVSLDDQGTAKIFRDSAYYDMTSEIKQGNWTNTTRIFTGDKKLVEEQITTMNGVSGEIISRTTKQISDGYTVQAEVVTKEQGQPNTKAINVPGTEFKRSVKLSGKPQTALAALAPVSDTEVQELPIENEAADPVFTPEDTVSGAAEMPVNDENKFDENAPQGDLIDDERAMKNLTDQNKVSVFKDGKLLKEGTIPNGQQLTVEELEEPKPEAKNDDKAKDAKPSDTSSKHADTPQVDPNISITPDENGNITTQEPWNPLSKTSGQLPGTGWVSNAWVKAAGVVLLIILILAGFVMLMRRGGKNHV from the coding sequence ATGAAAAAAGTATGGAAGAAAGGCCTCGTGTGGGTGAGTCTTTTGGCTTTAGGAACGTCACAGTTCTTATCTTTTAGCCAATTGATTGTCCACGGAGCTGGTCAGCCGATTTCGGTCAATCACCAGTCTGTTTTACCTAATGGTGTAAAAACAGACATACGTGGAACCATTAGCTCAATCAACGACCTGAGTAATGGGAATGTAAAGGTTAAATTGATTACTCAATCAGAAGCTGATCCTAAAGAATTAGATGATATTTTACTGGATGGCGCACTACAATTTGGTGGTAATTCACAATTGATTGTGGAGAAGGGGAATGCGAGCCAAAATAATGCGACGTCTGTCTCTTTTGATCCACAAGATAAAGGTGCTTTGCCACAGGTCTTGTTCACTAACGTGGGAACAACCAAATCCGGTCAAAACGTTGACCTGGGATGGGAAGTCACGAAATATCGTAAGCCAAAAGATGAATCACGTTTGACATTGCGAGTTGGAGATCAAGGTGCGTTACACGCGTCTATGCGTCAATTAGGTGGAATTGAATCACGTTTGACGTTCTATCATGCCGGGACTAAAAAGCCGATTAACTTGATGATGTTCCCCGCAATTAATGACATTGATTACTCACAAGCATTCAAGCTATCAAACGCAACACTGTTAGGTGCCGGTAGTAATATTACTGCAGGTCCCAATGGATTAATGCTATCTGATCCAACACCTGTTAATGGTTTAGCAGACTTTCCTTTGGGTGGTTTGTTGTACCAATACTATGGTAGTGAGTTATTAACGATGTACAATTCTTTGCATGCTGATGATGTTGAACCTGCTTCAAACGGTTATGACATTTTTGGTGCATTCGGAACAATCAAAAGTATTGAAGTTGCTAAGCCAGATTTTGGTGAGGTAAAAATTCCCAAAGCAAGTTGGAAATATACGGATAAGGCACTAAAGGCGAATGATGATGTCGCGATTGAATTAGTACAACCAATTAATGCCCTGGACAAGGACATTAATCACCGTTATGAAAACTGGGAAACTAAATTTACGCTTCCTGAGAAGCTAAATGATGCGAAGATTGAATTAGTTGATAACAACGGTAACGTCGTACCAACAACACAAAAGAAGTTATCTGATGGTCGTTATCAAGTAGTCGTAACCCCTGAAACCATGAAGACATTAGGCTTCAAGGGAGAAACATACCGTTTCAAGATTACAGGTAAAGTTGATGGCAAGATTACGGATCAAACAACCTGGCAATTTGTAGCGGATACCAATATTGATAAGATTAAGGATACAATCGCAACCAAGACTAAGCCAATTGAAAACAAAGCTACAGTGACGGTTCGTTACTTACGTAAGGACACCACTGAAGAAATTGCCAAGACCCAAACAGCTAAGTTTGGGTATGGTAAGCCCTGGGAAATTAAGCTTGGTAAAGACGTAACAGGTTACATTCTGGATGCAGAAAACGCCGCTAAGCTATCTGGCCAAATCGTTGATTTCCACGAAAAGAATATTGATCTGGTTTATATTCCTCGCGAACAAAACCTAACGGTCAATTTCATGTTAGAAGATGGGACACCGTTAGGTAAGACTGACGTTCCTGCTTTCTACAACGAATTATATGGTTCTTCAGCGAACGATATCGACGATATCTATTCATTAGTTGTCGAAAAGTTACCTGAAAACGCCGCTGGTTTATTAAAGTCAGAAAATGAAAATGTGAACTATACGTACCGTAAGACACGTGGTTATTGGGTTGAATTGAATTACGGGGCGCAAGCTATCACACGTATGGATTATCGTGGAAACATTCGATCAAACGGAATTGACTATAACGACGGTGAATTAATTACGCTTGTGAATGATAAGGATAACGCTTTGATCGTGCAACATGATGTTGAGCGTCAAGGTGGTATCTCACAACAATCTTTGACTCCTGGTCAATCAGTCGATGTGAAATTAACGACCGGTGATAAGGTAACTGTTAGTCTAGATGACCAAGGAACAGCTAAGATTTTCCGTGACTCTGCATATTACGATATGACGAGTGAAATCAAGCAAGGTAATTGGACGAATACAACACGTATCTTTACAGGTGATAAGAAACTTGTTGAAGAACAAATCACCACGATGAATGGTGTCTCTGGTGAAATTATTAGCCGTACAACAAAGCAAATTTCGGATGGTTACACGGTCCAAGCTGAAGTTGTGACCAAAGAACAAGGTCAACCAAACACTAAGGCAATCAACGTTCCTGGAACAGAATTTAAGCGTTCAGTAAAACTATCTGGTAAGCCACAAACTGCATTGGCAGCCCTTGCGCCTGTATCTGATACAGAAGTACAAGAGCTACCCATTGAAAACGAAGCGGCTGATCCAGTCTTTACACCGGAAGATACTGTGTCTGGTGCAGCTGAAATGCCTGTGAATGACGAAAACAAGTTCGATGAAAATGCGCCTCAAGGTGACTTAATCGACGACGAACGCGCCATGAAGAATTTGACTGACCAAAACAAGGTGAGTGTGTTCAAGGATGGCAAGTTGCTTAAGGAAGGCACAATTCCAAATGGTCAACAACTGACAGTTGAAGAACTAGAAGAGCCTAAACCTGAAGCAAAGAATGATGACAAGGCTAAGGATGCTAAACCATCTGATACGTCATCTAAGCATGCAGATACACCACAAGTTGATCCAAACATTTCCATAACACCTGACGAAAATGGTAATATCACGACCCAAGAACCTTGGAATCCTTTGTCTAAGACAAGTGGTCAATTACCAGGAACTGGGTGGGTATCAAATGCCTGGGTGAAAGCAGCAGGTGTTGTATTGTTGATTATCCTTATTTTGGCCGGATTCGTGATGTTGATGCGTCGAGGAGGGAAAAATCATGTCTAA
- a CDS encoding pre-toxin TG domain-containing protein, with protein MSKRFKKFLKHFNISMVVVLFISSFGVLPSALTAEQVHAAEKVLNNGQYQQKVGSAEVYDYGKDTNPRQQQKTTVDYSREGSPREIPQPEPVRFWKSIKKATKSIGRAVSKPFRAAKKWVAPKPKPRYIPKPAPRRWSPPRAAKRWVQKVAPKWKAPKRKAPKKQAPKRKAPKKQNKKKQNKKKKAPKKQNKKKAKPKKKKRPSLMSKAKKKANNLKKKAKSKVKNASKNVKKAAKSVKKAAKSVKKGAVKGFKKAQQWTKKNKGKFIKAGDVVGDFLGLKDGYAVITGKDWSTGKKVSRVKSAGWLLVGFTPMGKAAKGAKIAGKGFKAARAGKKANKAKKAAPKRKSSPLKKGAKFGKKLKKKITPKKKSSKKKAPKKKNSALQAGNRAQRRAANKKGHKGSKKNKDKVNQKRQKQNKAAKQQRKNTKNAKSKKRNSPLKKSNSKAKNLKKKNSKPKKKSTKGKVDKLSPKEINNMSFDELWNSVPVNQGWTRTNFNGRVHIRRPDGTFRVRIDPPDKITKYQHMHVYNKKEQLLDIKGNVVDKNSPAGHIRWNHKVPSK; from the coding sequence ATGTCTAAACGATTTAAGAAATTCCTCAAGCACTTTAATATCTCAATGGTTGTGGTCCTATTCATTAGTTCTTTTGGTGTTTTACCTTCTGCCTTAACAGCAGAACAGGTACATGCGGCCGAAAAAGTCCTCAATAATGGTCAATACCAACAAAAAGTTGGTAGCGCAGAAGTCTATGATTACGGGAAAGATACAAATCCGCGTCAGCAACAAAAGACAACGGTTGATTATTCTCGTGAGGGAAGTCCTCGTGAAATTCCACAACCAGAACCAGTGCGTTTCTGGAAGTCAATCAAGAAAGCTACAAAGAGCATTGGAAGAGCTGTTTCAAAGCCGTTTCGTGCGGCCAAAAAGTGGGTTGCGCCTAAGCCAAAACCAAGGTACATTCCTAAACCAGCTCCAAGGCGTTGGTCACCACCACGTGCAGCCAAGCGTTGGGTTCAAAAGGTAGCTCCAAAGTGGAAAGCGCCTAAGCGTAAAGCACCAAAGAAGCAGGCACCTAAGCGAAAAGCGCCAAAGAAGCAAAACAAGAAAAAGCAGAATAAAAAGAAAAAGGCTCCGAAAAAGCAAAATAAGAAAAAAGCAAAGCCTAAAAAGAAGAAACGTCCATCCTTGATGAGCAAGGCCAAGAAAAAGGCCAATAACTTAAAAAAGAAAGCGAAAAGCAAGGTAAAAAACGCTTCTAAGAACGTTAAAAAGGCCGCTAAATCAGTTAAAAAAGCTGCTAAATCGGTCAAAAAGGGCGCTGTGAAAGGCTTTAAGAAGGCACAACAATGGACTAAAAAGAACAAAGGTAAGTTCATAAAAGCTGGAGACGTTGTTGGAGATTTCTTAGGTCTGAAGGATGGTTATGCTGTCATTACTGGTAAGGATTGGTCAACTGGTAAGAAGGTATCTCGTGTTAAGTCTGCAGGTTGGCTATTAGTTGGATTTACCCCTATGGGTAAGGCAGCTAAAGGTGCTAAAATAGCAGGTAAGGGATTCAAAGCAGCCAGAGCTGGTAAGAAGGCTAATAAGGCTAAGAAAGCTGCCCCTAAGAGAAAATCTAGTCCTTTGAAGAAGGGGGCTAAGTTCGGTAAGAAGCTGAAGAAAAAGATTACTCCTAAGAAGAAATCTTCTAAGAAAAAAGCCCCTAAGAAAAAGAATTCAGCGTTGCAAGCTGGTAACCGCGCCCAACGTCGTGCCGCCAACAAGAAGGGGCATAAGGGTTCTAAGAAGAATAAGGACAAGGTTAACCAAAAGCGCCAAAAGCAAAATAAGGCCGCTAAACAACAACGTAAGAATACTAAAAACGCTAAGTCTAAGAAGCGTAATTCACCACTGAAGAAGAGCAATTCTAAGGCTAAGAATCTGAAGAAAAAGAATTCAAAGCCAAAGAAAAAGTCTACCAAAGGAAAAGTCGATAAACTTTCTCCTAAGGAAATTAATAACATGTCCTTTGATGAATTATGGAATAGTGTCCCTGTAAATCAAGGATGGACTAGAACGAATTTTAATGGTCGAGTCCACATCCGTAGACCAGATGGAACCTTTAGAGTTCGTATTGATCCTCCAGATAAAATCACTAAGTATCAACACATGCATGTTTATAATAAAAAAGAACAGTTATTAGACATAAAGGGCAATGTTGTTGATAAAAATAGCCCTGCGGGTCATATTCGTTGGAATCATAAAGTCCCAAGTAAGTAG